In Carya illinoinensis cultivar Pawnee chromosome 6, C.illinoinensisPawnee_v1, whole genome shotgun sequence, a single genomic region encodes these proteins:
- the LOC122313217 gene encoding agamous-like MADS-box protein MADS4 isoform X2, translated as MGRGRVELKRIENKINRQVTFAKRRNGLLKKAYELSVLCDAEVALIIFSNRGKLYEFCSSSSMLKTLEKYQKCNYGAPDQTSVSAREALELSSQQEYLKLKARYESLQRTQRHLLGEDLGPLNSKELESLERQLDMSLKQIRSTRTQFMLDQLTDLRQKEHMLNEANKTLRQRLVEGYHINSLQLNPNANDVVYDRQPAEAQGDGLIFHSLCEPTLQIGYQPDHDIAVATGAAGPSLNNYMPGWLP; from the exons ATGGGGAGAGGGAGAGTGGAGCTGAAGAGGATCGAGAACAAGATCAACAGGCAGGTGACCTTTGCTAAGCGGAGGAACGGACTTTTGAAGAAAGCCTACGAGCTTTCCGTCCTTTGCGATGCCGAGGTTGCTCTCATCATCTTCTCCAATAGAGGAAAGCTGTACGAGTTTTGCAGCAGTTCAAG CATGCTCAAGACATTAGAGAAGTATCAGAAATGCAACTATGGAGCGCCAGATCAGACAAGCGTATCTGCAAGGGAGGCGTTG GAGTTGAGTAGTCAGCAGGAATACTTGAAGCTTAAAGCACGTTATGAATCCCTGCAACGAACCCAAAG GCATCTTCTGGGAGAAGATCTTGGCCCCTTAAACAGCAAAGAGCTCGAGTCACTAGAAAGGCAGCTGGACATGTCACTGAAACAGATCAGATCAACACGG ACACAATTCATGCTGGATCAGCTCACTGATCTTCGACAAAAG GAACATATGCTTAATGAAGCAAATAAGACGCTGAGACAAAGG CTGGTGGAAGGATACCACATAAATTCACTCCAACTGAATCCAAATGCCAACGATGTTGTGTACGACCGACAACCAGCTGAAGCTCAGGGTGATGGCTTAATCTTTCATTCCTTGTGTGAACCCACGTTACAAATTGG ATATCAGCCTGATCATGATATAGCAGTCGCCACAGGCGCTGCTGGACCAAGCTTGAATAACTACATGCCAGGATGGTTGCCATGA
- the LOC122313217 gene encoding agamous-like MADS-box protein MADS4 isoform X1: MGRGRVELKRIENKINRQVTFAKRRNGLLKKAYELSVLCDAEVALIIFSNRGKLYEFCSSSSMLKTLEKYQKCNYGAPDQTSVSAREALELSSQQEYLKLKARYESLQRTQRHLLGEDLGPLNSKELESLERQLDMSLKQIRSTRTQFMLDQLTDLRQKEHMLNEANKTLRQRHEYEFLQLVEGYHINSLQLNPNANDVVYDRQPAEAQGDGLIFHSLCEPTLQIGYQPDHDIAVATGAAGPSLNNYMPGWLP, translated from the exons ATGGGGAGAGGGAGAGTGGAGCTGAAGAGGATCGAGAACAAGATCAACAGGCAGGTGACCTTTGCTAAGCGGAGGAACGGACTTTTGAAGAAAGCCTACGAGCTTTCCGTCCTTTGCGATGCCGAGGTTGCTCTCATCATCTTCTCCAATAGAGGAAAGCTGTACGAGTTTTGCAGCAGTTCAAG CATGCTCAAGACATTAGAGAAGTATCAGAAATGCAACTATGGAGCGCCAGATCAGACAAGCGTATCTGCAAGGGAGGCGTTG GAGTTGAGTAGTCAGCAGGAATACTTGAAGCTTAAAGCACGTTATGAATCCCTGCAACGAACCCAAAG GCATCTTCTGGGAGAAGATCTTGGCCCCTTAAACAGCAAAGAGCTCGAGTCACTAGAAAGGCAGCTGGACATGTCACTGAAACAGATCAGATCAACACGG ACACAATTCATGCTGGATCAGCTCACTGATCTTCGACAAAAG GAACATATGCTTAATGAAGCAAATAAGACGCTGAGACAAAGG CATGAATATGAGTTTTTGCAGCTGGTGGAAGGATACCACATAAATTCACTCCAACTGAATCCAAATGCCAACGATGTTGTGTACGACCGACAACCAGCTGAAGCTCAGGGTGATGGCTTAATCTTTCATTCCTTGTGTGAACCCACGTTACAAATTGG ATATCAGCCTGATCATGATATAGCAGTCGCCACAGGCGCTGCTGGACCAAGCTTGAATAACTACATGCCAGGATGGTTGCCATGA
- the LOC122313219 gene encoding teosinte glume architecture 1-like encodes MESSSSSVSTKRARAAGNGGLVPLCLVDGCNSDLSKCRDYHRRHKVCEIHSKTSKVTIRGQEQRFCQQCSRFHSLGEFDEGKRSCRKRLDGHNRRRRKPQPESVSLNSGRLPSSYQGTRILTFSSPQLFPQGPVASSAWFGAVKVESDTAMLYNSHSQLNFFDRKNITPDSLCHNYKEGKQFPFSQGTSSSQLPGAAVCQLPPDANFASNNASSSSQKEFSNELNRVINSDCALSLLSSTPAETRQVGLSQMMLQFNPSPLAQSSLVPSLQYNGLGMEGKTMSSALVNDCSSNANLHCEGMFSIGPDSSSASGPHQTHSFLWE; translated from the exons AtggaatcatcatcatcatcagtaTCAACAAAGAGGGCTCGAGCAGCTGGGAATGGAGGCCTGGTCCCTTTATGCTTGGTTGATGGGTGTAATTCAGACCTTAGTAAATGCAGGGATTACCACCGACGCCATAAAGTATGCGAAATCCATTCTAAGACCTCAAAAGTTACCATCAGGGGTCAGGAACAACGATTCTGCCAGCAGTGCAGCAG GTTCCATTCCCTTGGGGAGTTTGATGAGGGAAAGCGAAGCTGCAGGAAACGTCTAGATGGACACAACCGACGACGTAGGAAGCCTCAACCAGAATCTGTGTCCCTAAATTCGGGAAGGCTCCCCTCCAGCTACCAAG GCACCAGAATCTTAACTTTCAGTAGTCCACAACTATTTCCGCAAGGTCCTGTAGCGAGCTCTGCTTGGTTTGGGGCTGTCAAAGTTGAGAGTGATACTGCTATGCTGTACAACAGCCATTCACAATTGAACTTCTTTGATAGAAAAAACATAACTCCTGATTCTTTATGCCACAATTACAAAGAAGGAAAGCAGTTCCCATTTTCACAAGGCACTAGTTCCTCCCAGCTTCCTGGAGCTGCTGTTTGCCAACTGCCACCGGATGCTAATTTTGCATCCAACAATGCTAGTAGCAGCAGCCAGAAAGAGTTCTCTAATGAATTAAACCGAGTCATCAACTCTGACTGTGCTCTCTCTCTTCTGTCATCAACACCAGCTGAGACTCGGCAGGTTGGTTTGAGCCAAATGATGCTGCAGTTCAACCCGAGCCCTTTGGCTCAGTCGTCCTTGGTCCCCAGTCTGCAATATAATGGTTTAGGAATGGAGGGCAAGACAATGTCTTCTGCTTTGGTTAATGACTGTAGTAGCAATGCCAATCTCCATTGCGAGGGTATGTTTTCGATTGGGCCTGATAGTTCATCTGCAAGCGGGCCTCACCAAACGCATTCCTTCTTGTGGGAGTag
- the LOC122312354 gene encoding probable DNA primase large subunit: MEIVGSRRKALHYDAVSTIPLYRSAPALEVRLEDFELFAMDRLRVLKGISDALSRGKKPEEMQQVERDLWKANMKHPEASEVVNKDIISHFVLRLAYCRTEDLRKWFLSMETALFRYRFMSESVEAQRALMAEFDLPYKAVSNAEFESTKDKLWQVARSVVPPLSTADTVFYKVPFEEVPELVAGRRVFVHKGHAYVARNQVVSLVATQFRSHLSKALILTNRKWISTIREQESDRLAPIVEALCTSYLGPDYSEPRELGDISIKEIDQIAQSSFPLCMRHLFEKLREDHHLKHGGRMQFGLFLKGIGLKLDDALAFWKAEFSQKVGAERFDKEYAYSIRHNYGREGKRTDYTPYSCQKIISSSPGAGDHHGCPYRHFSEENLRAALGKMRLNNRAVEDVMDKVRSRHYQLACTLTFEAIHGTSCDAGINHPNQYFTDSQKYLQSKNQSTV, from the exons ATGGAGATCGTTGGATCACGTAGGAAAGCTCTCCACTACGATGCCGTATCGACCATCCCTCTCTACCGCTCCGCTCCAGCGCTCGAAGTCAGACTTGAGGATTTCGAGCTCTTTGCCATGGATCGCCTCCGCG TTCTTAAAGGGATTTCTGATGCTTTGTCCCGTGGAAAGAAGCCGGAAGAAATGCAACAAGTG GAACGCGATCTATGGAAAGCAAATATGAAGCATCCGGAGGCATCTGAGGTTGTCAACAAGGATATTATATCCCACTTTGTTCTCCGTCTCGCGTATTGCAGAAC GGAggacttgagaaaatggtttctTTCCATGGAGACTGCCCTATTTCGTTACCGTTTTATGTCTGAAAGCGTTGAAGCTCAG AGAGCACTGATGGCTGAATTTGACCTTCCATACAAAGCAGTTAGCAACGCAGAATTTGAG AGTACGAAGGACAAATTGTGGCAAGTTGCACGTTCCGTCGTTCCGCCGTTATCAACTG CCGATACGGTATTCTACAAG GTACCGTTTGAAGAAGTTCCAGAGCTTGTAGCTGGTCGTAGAGTGTTTGTCCATAAGGGGCATGCATACGTTGCCAGGAATCAG GTGGTTTCCCTTGTTGCCACACAATTCCGCAGTCATCTATCGAAGGCACTCATTCTCACAAACAG AAAGTGGATATCTACCATCAGAGAACAAGAGAGTGATCGGTTGGCTCCT ATTGTAGAAGCCCTATGCACAAGCTACTTGGGTCCTGACTATTCTGAG CCAAGAGAACTGGGTGATATATCCATAAAAGAGATTGACCAAATAGCTCAGAGTTCATTTCCTCTATGCATGCGCCACCTGTTTGAAAAG CTAAGAGAGGATCATCACTTAAAGCATGGAGGAAGGATGCAGTTCGGCCTCTTTCTCAAG GGTATTGGATTGAAGCTGGATGATGCCCTTGCGTTTTGGAAAGCTGAGTTCTCCCAAAAG GTTGGTGCTGAAAGATTTGACAAAGAATATGCATACAGCATTCGCCATAATTATGGGAGAGAAGGGAAGAGAACC GATTATACTCCTTATTCTTGTCAAAAGATCATCTCTTCATCTCCCGGTGCAGGAGATCATCACGGGTGCCCCTATCGACATTTCAG TGAAGAGAATCTAAGAGCTGCCCTCGGTAAAATGAGACTAAATAACAGGGCAGTTGAAGATGTAATGGACAAAGTGCGAAGTCGACATTATCAG TTGGCATGCACCTTGACGTTTGAAGCTATACATGGCACATCATGTGATGCTGGGATTAACCATCCAAATCAATACTTCACTGACAGCCAAAAGTACCTGCAATCAAAG AACCAGTCTACAGTGTAA